In the Drosophila takahashii strain IR98-3 E-12201 chromosome 3R, DtakHiC1v2, whole genome shotgun sequence genome, one interval contains:
- the Dsk gene encoding drosulfakinins, with translation MRVKSFTHLLTLVIPLWALAFCLLVVVPVPAQTTNLDIAKQEQQLQELESKMGAEADQSSANLAGSFSRFGDRRNQKTFNFGRRVPIISRPIIPIELDVLMENNDDRTKSKRFDDYGHMRFGKRGGDDQFDDYGHMRFGR, from the coding sequence ATGAGAGTCAAGAGCTTCACGCACTTATTAACCCTGGTAATTCCACTCTGGGCTTTGGCCTTTTGCCTCCTCGTGGTGGTGCCGGTTCCAGCCCAGACAACTAATCTGGATATCGCAAAACAGGAGCAGCAATTACAGGAATTGGAATCAAAAATGGGAGCGGAAGCGGATCAGTCCAGCGCAAATTTAGCTGGATCATTTTCCCGTTTCGGGGACAGGCGAAACCAAAAAACGTTTAATTTCGGACGAAGagttcctattatttctcgaCCAATAATACCAATCGAGTTGGACGTCCTGATGGAAAATAATGACGATCGGACAAAATCAAAGCGTTTTGACGATTACGGCCACATGAGGTTTGGCAAACGAGGAGGtgatgatcaatttgatgaCTATGGCCACATGCGTTTCGGTCGGTAA